One genomic region from Phragmites australis chromosome 1, lpPhrAust1.1, whole genome shotgun sequence encodes:
- the LOC133883247 gene encoding phytyl ester synthase 1, chloroplastic-like — MATLSRPTPSQATALWPPWGRRLGSLEGISYQLKYSKHASRLQASYKGLEPLYDDGYQKAKDLDYYYQALGELVEHDSGPARWFCPIDAGSPIEGAPLMLYLPGVDGMGMGLFMHHKALGRIFELRCMHIPFHDRMPFEELVTMVEDAVTKEHATSPNKPIYLLGNSFGGCLALSVAARNPHIDLILVLVNPATSFENSDIQQLLSVFSPFSDHACMAITALLNYNIDNEVDMAVSSMINGKHPLEAINRLTNNMSSFLKHSNILEKIPEDILRWKMKLIKQAASYANYRLQSVQAEVLLLISCADRLLPSKAEANRLQKLLPKCKIYFFENHGHSLLLEYGVHVSSIIKCADLYRHSRCYHRVFDFIPPSATELKEVDKASCDLRFRTCPVMYSTMEDGTVVRGLAGVPDHGPVLLVGNHMLLGIELISLAAEFLRRKQVVVRGIAHPLLFPNKTRAWSEGHDFFDFLNLWGGVPLKYRYIYELLAAGEFLLLYPGGHREALHCKGEEHRLFWPAQTEFVRMAAQFNATIVPFGVVGEDDLLEILCTFDDIRNAPFGKELMQAYSNHLKLREVDHEVFFPGLYLKMPGRFYYRFGKPIPTRGRQDVLTDRQAASDLYLHVKSEVEGIISYLLEKRVEDKYRSLISRMLYQAARGPNCEVPAFDP, encoded by the exons ATGGCGACTCTCTCCCGCCCTACACCCTCGCAGGCCACCGCCCTTTGGCCACCGTGGGGACGACGACTTGGCTCGCTTGAGGGGATCAGCTACCAGTTGAAGTACTCGAAGCATGCTTCAAGATTGCAAGCAAGCTACAAGGGGCTTGAACCACTGTATGATGATGGGTACCAGAAAGCTAAGGACCTAGATTATTACTACCAGGCGCTTGGCGAGCTGGTGGAGCATGACAGTGGGCCGGCGCGCTGGTTCTGCCCCATCGACGCTGGCTCTCCAATCGAGGGTGCTCCATTGATGCTGTATTTACCAG GAGTAGATGGAATGGGGATGGggctcttcatgcatcacaagGCTCTTGGAAG GATTTTTGAACTTAGATGCATGCACATTCCTTTTCATGACCGCATGCCATTCGAAG aaCTTGTTACAATGGTAGAAGACGCTGTGACAAAAGAGCATGCCACTTCTCCTAATAAGCCCATCTATCTATTGGGAAATTCTTTTGGAGGATGCTTAGCACTGTCTGTGGCTGCTCGTAATCCTCACATTGATTTGATTTTGGTACTCGTTAATCCAG CAACATCATTTGAGAACTCAGACATACAACAGCTTCTATCAGTTTTCAGCCCGTTTTCAGACCATGCCTGTATGGCAATTACAGCCCTATTGAACTACAACATTG ACAATGAAGTGGACATGGCAGTGAGTAGCATGATAAATGGGAAGCATCCTTTGGAAGCAATAAACAGATTGACAAATAACATGTCATCTTTCCTGAAGCATTCG AACATTCTGGAAAAAATACCAGAGGACATCCTGAGGTGGAAAATGAAGCTGATCAAACAGGCTGCCTCTTATGCGAACTATCGCCTACAATCAGTTCAGGCTGAAGTACTACTGTTAATCAG CTGTGCTGACAGGTTACTTCCGAGCAAAGCTGAAGCAAACAGGCTACAGAAGTTGTTACCTAAATGCAAAATCTACTTCTTCGAGAACCATGGGCACAGCTTACTGCTG GAGTACGGCGTTCATGTCTCATCCATAATCAAGTGCGCCGATCTCTACCGCCATTCGAGGTGTTACCACCGGGTTTTCGACTTCATCCCTCCATCCGCAACCGAATTAAAAGAAGTAGACAAAGCTAGCTG CGATCTCAGGTTCAGAACCTGCCCGGTGATGTACTCCACGATGGAGGACGGCACGGTGGTTCGGGGCCTGGCCGGAGTCCCGGACCACGGCCCGGTATTGCTCGTCGGCAACCACATGCTGCTGGGCATCGAGCTGATCTCGCTGGCCGCGGAGTTCCTGCGCCGGAAGCAGGTCGTCGTCCGCGGCATCGCGCACCCGCTTCTGTTCCCGAACAAGACGCGGGCGTGGTCGGAGGGCCACGACTTCTTCGACTTCCTCAACCTTTGGGGCGGCGTGCCCTTGAAGTACAGGTACATCTACGAGCTGCTGGCCGCCGGTGAGTTCTTGCTCCTGTACCCCGGCGGCCACCGGGAGGCGCTGCACTGCAAG GGTGAAGAGCACAGGTTGTTCTGGCCAGCCCAGACCGAATTTGTCAGGATGGCGGCACAGTTTAACGCCACGATTGTGCCTTTTGGAGTCGTTGGAGAGGATGATCTACTAGAA ATCCTTTGCACGTTCGACGATATCAGGAATGCACCCTTTGGCAAAGAACTGATGCAGGCGTATAGCAACCATCTAAAGCTAAG GGAAGTTGATCATGAGGTGTTCTTCCCTGGTCTATATCTGAAAATGCCGGGCCGGTTCTACTACCGATTCGGGAAGCCGATACCGACGAGGGGAAGGCAGGACGTCCTGACTGATAGGCAGGCTGCGAGTGATCTCTACTTGCATGTTAAATCGGAGGTCGAGGGTATAATCTCGTACTTGCTGGAGAAGAGGGTGGAGGACAAGTACAGGAGTCTCATCTCGAGGATGCTGTACCAGGCCGCTCGAGGACCAAACTGTGAAGTTCCGGCCTTTGAtccctga